In Papaver somniferum cultivar HN1 chromosome 1, ASM357369v1, whole genome shotgun sequence, a genomic segment contains:
- the LOC113315408 gene encoding uncharacterized WD repeat-containing protein C2A9.03-like — protein sequence MAEEGEMGIVVNGMDDDLYDYDRVANVEEETEMDDDADSFNKATDTTANQARKGKDIQGIPWERLNITRDKYRKTRIEQYKNYENIPSSGELIDKKCKDIEKGPQYYEFQHNTRMVKPTILHFQLRNLVWATSKHDVYLMSNYAVVHWSPLSCNSTEVVNFSGHVAPTEKHPGSLLEGFTQTQISTLAVKDKLLVAGGFQGELTCKRLDRRGVSFCTRTTYDENSITNAIEIFDHFSGGSRFLTSNNDCGVRIFDLEKFQLLNHFRYPWPVNHTSMSPDCKLIAVVGDHLDGLLVDSQNGKTVSSLVGHLDYSFASAWHPDGRIFATGNQDKACRVWDLRNLSSPLAVLKGNLGAARSIRFSSDGQFMAVAEPADFVHVYSTKGDYSKRQEIDFFGEISGISLSPDDESLFIGVWDRTYASLLQYSRKHSYGYLDSCL from the exons atGGCTGAAGAAGGAGAGATGGGTATTGTTGTAAACGGAATGGATGATGATTTATATGATTATGATAGAGTTGCTAATGTTGAAGAAGAAACCGAGATGGATGATGATGCTGATTCG TTTAATAAGGCGACTGATACGACTGCGAATCAAGCAAGGAAAGGGAAAGATATACAGGGAATTCCATGGGAAAGATTGAATATAACAAGGGATAAGTACAGGAAGACGAGGATTGAACAGTATAAGAATTATGAGAATATACCTTCTTCTGGAGAACTCATAGATAAG AAATGCAAGGATATTGAAAAAGGCCCACAGTATTACGAGTTTCAGCATAACACAAGAATGGTGAAACCTACAATTCTTCATTTTCAG TTGAGAAACTTAGTTTGGGCCACTTCGAAACATGATGTCTATCTCATGTCCAACTATGCAGTTGTTCATTGGTCTCCTTTATCTTGCAACTCAACGGAGGTCGTCAATTTTTCAGGACATGTGGCACCAACTGAG AAACACCCGGGTAGCTTGCTAGAAGGCTTTACACAAACTCAGATCAGTACGCTTGCTGTGAAGGACAAATTGTTGGTTGCAGGGGGATTTCAGGGAGAACTTACTTGTAAG CGATTGGATCGGCGAGGGGTTAGCTTCTGTACTAGGACAACATATGATGAGAATTCAATCACAAATGCTATTGAAATATTTGACCACTTCAG TGGTGGATCTCGTTTCTTGACATCCAACAACGATTGTGGCGTTCGAATATTTGATTTGGAGAAATTTCAGCTTCTAAATCACTTCCGCTACCCTTGGCCAGTAAAT CACACGTCAATGAGTCCGGATTGCAAGTTAATTGCGGTTGTGGGTGATCACCTTGATGGTTTACTTGTGGATTCACAGAATGGAAAG ACAGTGTCTTCATTAGTAGGCCACCTTGATTATTCATTTGCCTCGGCATGGCATCCTGATGGTCGCATCTTTGCAACTGGAAATCAAGATAAGGCATGCCGAGTGTGGGATCTCCGTAACTTGTCCTCACCATTGGCAGTTCTCAAGGGAAATTTGGGTGCTGCCAGATCCATCCGCTTCTCATCAGATGGACAGTTCATGGCAGTAGCCGAACCTGCCGATTTTGTTCACGTCTACAGTACCAAGGGGGATTATAGTAAGCGACAAGAGATAGATTTCTTTGGGGAAATTTCAGGAATATCGCTTAGTCCTGATGACGAGTCTCTTTTCATAGGAGTCTGGGACCGGACATATGCCAGCTTACTTCAGTATAGTAGAAAACACTCTTACGGCTATCTAGATTCCTGCTTATGA